ATCTTCTCCCAGCCCGTCTCGAACCACGCGTCCGGGCGGTGGGCACGGTGGTCGCCCTTCCCCAACTCGGTGTCCGGGGTGACCTGCTTGTTGAGCAGGCCCGAGGAGTGGGGAACGCGCGCGATGAGGCTCGTGTCGGCGCCCTCCTCGCGGATCGTGTCGAGGAAGTGGCGGCCGGGCGTCTGCTCGAAGAGGTTGTAGACGGTCTGGACCGCGTCGAAGTCGAGTTCGATCGCGCGGTCGCCCTCCGCGAGCCAGCCGATCGAGGGGCCCAGCGCCCACCCGAGCGCGTCGTACAGTCCCTCCTCGCGCATCGTGTACAGCTCCTCCAGCGCCTCGTCGGTCACCTCGTCGACGTTCGCGTTGTGGAGGAACAGCACGTCGAGGTATTCCATGTCGAGTCGGTCGAGGCTCTGCTCGACGGCGTTCCGGAGGTACTCCGGCGAGATGTCCTTCGGGATCTCGCCGTGGCCGGCCTGCGCGTTGTTGTAGAAGTCGTAGCCGACCTTCGTGCCGACGGTTACCTCGTCGCGGTACTCGCCGAGCGCCTCCCCGATGAGCTCCTCGGAGCGCCCGTGGCCGTACACGTCGCCGGTGTCGAAGAACGTGACGCCCTCGTCCAGCGCGTGCTGAACCATGTCGACGGCGTCCTCGTCGGAGCGGTCGCCCCACCAATCGGTGCCGACGACCCACGCACCGAAGGCGA
This genomic stretch from Halobaculum roseum harbors:
- a CDS encoding aldo/keto reductase, whose amino-acid sequence is MQYRELGNSGVEVSEVAFGAWVVGTDWWGDRSDEDAVDMVQHALDEGVTFFDTGDVYGHGRSEELIGEALGEYRDEVTVGTKVGYDFYNNAQAGHGEIPKDISPEYLRNAVEQSLDRLDMEYLDVLFLHNANVDEVTDEALEELYTMREEGLYDALGWALGPSIGWLAEGDRAIELDFDAVQTVYNLFEQTPGRHFLDTIREEGADTSLIARVPHSSGLLNKQVTPDTELGKGDHRAHRPDAWFETGWEKIETIEFLERDGERTMGQASIQYLLDDEEVASVVPTFRSLDDIDEWAAAPDTPRLSDEERRRVDELYAENFGIDRDDGMSPENFRTSVGGEDLRSAGVLPPEPAD